In one window of Streptomyces sp. NBC_00193 DNA:
- a CDS encoding AEC family transporter, which translates to MGGAAALEKLIPVALAFGVGVLLARRKVVPAEASKAFADYAFLFAVPCYLFGNIYAADLSALFDWRAIGGYAAAAALAVAAVAAASAAAGLRDPRAVALRVMAGVQVNTAYFAVPVFITFFGTAAPIFPVLLFQVCVLSLVVIAIMELGRAGPGSGGPARRLSRAVSASLVTPLVLACNAGILLNLLSVHVPEVILDGAAFVGDSASPVALFALGLHLGGIGLDVRGTTREELALLGFKCVAFPLLAWAVCGALFGVRGEWLTYLVLIAAMPTPQNLFIFAQRYDVGVNLSAAVVIKSSLVSLLLLPLWLQAVSA; encoded by the coding sequence ATGGGCGGGGCTGCCGCGCTGGAGAAACTGATACCGGTCGCGCTGGCCTTCGGCGTCGGCGTGCTCCTCGCGCGCCGCAAGGTGGTCCCCGCCGAGGCCTCCAAGGCCTTCGCCGACTACGCCTTCCTCTTCGCGGTCCCCTGCTACCTGTTCGGCAACATCTACGCCGCGGACCTCTCCGCCCTCTTCGACTGGCGGGCCATCGGCGGCTACGCGGCCGCCGCCGCCCTCGCGGTCGCGGCCGTCGCCGCCGCCTCCGCGGCAGCCGGACTGCGCGACCCGCGGGCCGTGGCGCTGCGCGTGATGGCCGGGGTCCAGGTCAACACCGCCTACTTCGCCGTCCCCGTCTTCATCACCTTCTTCGGGACGGCGGCGCCGATCTTCCCGGTGCTGCTCTTCCAGGTCTGCGTCCTGTCGCTCGTCGTCATCGCCATCATGGAGCTGGGCCGGGCCGGCCCCGGCTCGGGCGGCCCGGCCCGGCGCCTGTCCCGCGCCGTCAGCGCCTCGCTCGTCACCCCGCTGGTCCTCGCCTGCAACGCCGGGATCCTGCTCAACCTGCTCTCCGTGCACGTCCCGGAGGTGATCCTCGACGGGGCCGCCTTCGTCGGGGACAGCGCCTCCCCGGTGGCCCTCTTCGCCCTCGGACTGCACCTCGGCGGCATCGGACTCGACGTCCGGGGCACCACCCGCGAGGAGTTGGCGCTCCTCGGCTTCAAGTGCGTGGCTTTCCCGCTGCTGGCGTGGGCGGTGTGCGGGGCACTGTTCGGGGTCCGGGGCGAGTGGCTCACGTACCTCGTGCTGATCGCCGCGATGCCGACGCCCCAGAACCTGTTCATCTTCGCCCAGCGCTACGACGTGGGCGTGAACCTCTCCGCCGCCGTCGTGATCAAGAGTTCCCTGGTCTCCCTCCTGCTGCTGCCGCTCTGGCTGCAGGCGGTGTCCGCGTGA
- a CDS encoding MerR family transcriptional regulator: MRIGDAAAAAGTTPRALRFHEQRGLLAPQGRSPSGRREYGPGDAARIRIIRDLLAHGFTVEDLRGVADRLHLLAADPPPSCGSGGGVVGHRLAVLDAEIDRLTRLREALARRAGLPGSTAPPKAVPERPAVTVPAAVPGPDPLPDSVPVPVPVPVPDPVPVPDPVPVPVPVPVPDPDPDPVPDPVPVPEPDPVPVPDPVPVPEPVPVPEPVPNPVLGPGTGGGRGRAGRPGRPVGVGRGSGGPRAHTLDRS; the protein is encoded by the coding sequence ATGCGGATCGGTGACGCGGCGGCGGCAGCGGGGACCACGCCCAGGGCGCTGCGGTTCCACGAGCAGCGCGGGCTCCTCGCCCCGCAGGGCCGCAGCCCCTCCGGCCGGCGGGAGTACGGGCCCGGGGACGCGGCCAGGATCCGGATCATCCGCGATCTGCTGGCCCACGGGTTCACCGTCGAGGACCTGCGCGGCGTGGCCGACCGGCTCCACCTGCTCGCGGCGGACCCACCGCCGAGCTGCGGCTCCGGCGGCGGGGTCGTCGGCCACCGGCTCGCCGTGCTCGACGCGGAAATCGACCGGCTCACCCGCTTGCGCGAGGCCCTGGCCCGCCGCGCGGGCCTACCCGGCTCCACCGCCCCTCCGAAGGCGGTACCGGAGCGGCCCGCAGTGACCGTCCCTGCGGCGGTACCAGGACCGGACCCGCTGCCGGACTCCGTGCCGGTGCCGGTGCCGGTGCCGGTGCCGGACCCGGTGCCGGTGCCGGACCCGGTGCCGGTGCCGGTGCCAGTGCCGGTGCCGGACCCGGACCCGGACCCGGTGCCGGACCCGGTGCCGGTGCCAGAACCGGACCCGGTGCCGGTGCCGGACCCGGTGCCGGTGCCAGAACCGGTGCCGGTGCCAGAACCCGTACCGAACCCTGTGCTGGGTCCCGGGACGGGTGGCGGCCGGGGCAGGGCCGGGCGGCCCGGTCGGCCGGTGGGCGTCGGGCGCGGCTCGGGCGGGCCGAGGGCGCATACGCTGGACCGATCATGA